GATTGTTATACAGTCTTTATTTAGCTAAAAAGCATCTACTATATATGTAGATAAAGAATGATTAAAATATAGAATTTACTGCAATATGCAGATTATTCTTTTATAAGTACCTTTTGAATTTCAGCTATATATAATGTATGATAGTCTTTATCAGGATACCATTTTTCATCTAAATCAGTTTCAACGAAGAATTCAGGTTTAAATTCTTGAGCATATAATTTTTTGCATATAACTACCAGATTAGCTTCTTCAAAATATGGTGTAGCATCTGAATGTTCAACAGTTAAATTGGATTTTGTCACCTTGTCTTCATCTCTTCCGGATACAGTTCCAAGATAAGTAAGCTTATCTTTAAAACTTTTGTCTAGAAAGGATAGAGAAAAAGTACTGGAGTTATCTACAAATTCTTTAGTATAACGTTGAGGTCTTAGAACTATGTGAGCTACATTTTTGCCCCACATAACACCAAAACCACCCCAGGATGCAGTCATGGTATTTACTTTGTTATCCTTTTGTGCAGTAATAAGAGTCCAATCCTTACCTATAATTTGAAAGGTATTTTTGTTTAATTCTTCAGGTTTAATTTCTACAAATTTACTCATTATAAAAACCTCCTTTATATTTCAAGTTTTATATTTAGATGTTAAATTAAGTTTTTTAGGCTATATGAAAATATTAACACAAAAACACTGATAAAATCTAGTATCTATTATAATAATATATAATACCAATGTGAATAATATATTTTTTCTGTAATCTATCTATATAATAAGCTCAAAGCTTCTTAGTATAAATATAAAGAAGGTAAGGGTAAAGGCGGATAATAAAGTTGTCATTACAATAATACTGGAGGTTAAAAT
This genomic window from Clostridium pasteurianum DSM 525 = ATCC 6013 contains:
- a CDS encoding flavin reductase, translating into MSKFVEIKPEELNKNTFQIIGKDWTLITAQKDNKVNTMTASWGGFGVMWGKNVAHIVLRPQRYTKEFVDNSSTFSLSFLDKSFKDKLTYLGTVSGRDEDKVTKSNLTVEHSDATPYFEEANLVVICKKLYAQEFKPEFFVETDLDEKWYPDKDYHTLYIAEIQKVLIKE